One window of the Pseudomonas sp. S04 genome contains the following:
- a CDS encoding LysR family transcriptional regulator, whose translation MDRFQEMQVFMAVAHDQGFAAAARRLGLSAASVTRAVAALEVRIGAQLLIRTTRTVQLTEAGQRYLEDCRRILADIQDAEESAAGSHADPRGQLTITAPVLFGDLYVTPVVVGFLEQYPQVSINALLVDRVVSLVEEGVDVAVRIGELPDSSQYAIAVGEVRRVVCGSADYLRRFGRPLHPEELARARIIATSAIGQQRSWPFMAAGASMSVRLEPRMVVTANQAAITAATLGLGLTRVLSYQVADKVAAGELEIVLEDFELPPLPIHVVYQGGRKAPARVRSFVDYAVQALREHPALRG comes from the coding sequence GTGGACCGTTTTCAGGAAATGCAGGTGTTCATGGCCGTGGCCCATGACCAGGGCTTCGCGGCGGCAGCCCGGCGCCTCGGGCTGTCGGCTGCCAGCGTGACCCGGGCGGTGGCGGCGCTGGAAGTGCGGATCGGTGCGCAGTTGCTGATTCGCACCACGCGCACTGTGCAACTGACAGAAGCGGGGCAGCGGTACCTGGAAGACTGTCGACGGATTCTCGCCGACATTCAGGACGCCGAAGAGTCGGCGGCGGGTAGCCATGCCGACCCCCGGGGGCAATTGACGATTACCGCGCCGGTGCTGTTTGGCGATTTGTATGTCACGCCGGTAGTGGTGGGCTTTCTTGAGCAGTATCCGCAGGTCAGCATCAATGCATTGCTGGTGGACCGGGTGGTGAGCCTGGTCGAGGAGGGCGTTGATGTTGCGGTGCGTATTGGCGAGCTGCCGGACAGCAGCCAGTACGCGATTGCGGTCGGTGAGGTACGCCGGGTGGTGTGTGGCTCTGCCGACTACCTCAGGCGTTTTGGTCGCCCCCTGCACCCAGAGGAACTCGCCCGCGCGCGGATTATTGCCACCTCTGCCATCGGGCAGCAGCGCAGTTGGCCCTTTATGGCGGCGGGCGCCTCGATGAGTGTGCGCCTGGAGCCACGCATGGTGGTGACGGCCAATCAGGCGGCCATCACGGCAGCAACCCTAGGCTTGGGGTTGACCCGCGTGTTGTCCTATCAGGTGGCGGACAAGGTGGCAGCCGGTGAGCTGGAAATTGTCCTCGAGGATTTTGAGCTGCCGCCGTTGCCTATCCACGTGGTGTATCAAGGTGGGCGCAAGGCACCGGCGCGGGTGCGCAGTTTTGTCGACTACGCAGTGCAGGCGCTGCGCGAGCATCCGGCATTACGCGGCTGA
- the glmS gene encoding glutamine--fructose-6-phosphate transaminase (isomerizing), translating into MCGIVGAVAERNITAILLEGLKRLEYRGYDSAGVAVFTNDNTLERVRRPGKVSELEQALETTPLVGRLGIAHTRWATHGAPCERNAHPHFSGDLAVVHNGIIENHEALREQLKALGYVFTSDTDTEVIAHLLNHKLKDQPDLTAALKATVKELHGAYGLAVISAQQPDRLVAARSGSPLVIGLGLGENFLASDQLALRQVTDRFMYLEEGDIAEIQRDRVKIWDVDGKAVERESVQYRDNAESAEKGEYRHFMLKEIHEQPSVVQRTLEGRLSQNQVLVQAFGPQAAELFAKVRNVQIVACGTSYHAGMVARYWLEELAGIPCQVEVASEFRYRKVVVQPDSLFVTISQSGETADTLAALRNAKELGFLASLAICNVGISSLVRESDLTLLTQAGREIGVASTKAFTTQLVGLLLLTLSLGQVRGTLAPGVEAELVEELRRLPIRLGEALAMDGIVEKVAELFAEKHHTLFLGRGAQFPVAMEGALKLKEISYIHAEAYPAGELKHGPLALVDNDMPVVTVAPNNELLEKLKSNLQEVRARGGQLIVFADEKAGMSNGEGTHVVNMPHIHDILSPILYTIPLQLLSYYVAVLKGTDVDQPRNLAKSVTVE; encoded by the coding sequence ATGTGTGGAATTGTCGGCGCAGTTGCGGAACGTAATATCACCGCCATTTTGCTCGAAGGCCTCAAGCGCCTCGAATACCGCGGCTATGACAGCGCCGGTGTGGCAGTCTTCACCAACGACAATACGTTGGAGCGCGTGCGTCGGCCGGGCAAGGTCAGCGAACTGGAGCAGGCCCTGGAAACCACACCACTGGTCGGCCGCCTGGGTATCGCCCACACCCGCTGGGCAACTCACGGCGCCCCGTGCGAACGTAACGCCCACCCGCATTTTTCCGGCGACCTGGCGGTGGTGCACAACGGCATCATCGAGAACCACGAAGCCCTGCGTGAACAACTCAAGGCCTTGGGTTATGTGTTCACCTCGGACACCGATACCGAAGTCATCGCCCACCTGCTCAACCACAAGCTCAAGGACCAGCCGGACCTGACCGCCGCCCTCAAGGCCACGGTCAAGGAACTGCACGGTGCCTATGGCCTGGCCGTGATCAGCGCCCAACAGCCGGATCGCCTGGTTGCCGCCCGCAGTGGCAGCCCGCTGGTGATCGGCCTCGGCCTGGGCGAGAACTTCCTGGCTTCCGACCAACTGGCCCTGCGTCAGGTCACCGACCGCTTCATGTACCTGGAAGAAGGCGACATCGCCGAAATCCAGCGTGACCGCGTGAAGATCTGGGATGTCGACGGCAAGGCCGTGGAACGCGAGTCGGTGCAGTACCGCGACAACGCCGAATCGGCCGAGAAGGGCGAGTACCGGCACTTCATGCTCAAGGAAATCCACGAGCAGCCGTCCGTGGTCCAGCGCACCCTGGAAGGGCGCCTGAGCCAGAACCAGGTACTGGTACAGGCCTTTGGCCCGCAAGCCGCCGAGCTCTTCGCCAAAGTGCGCAACGTGCAGATTGTTGCCTGTGGCACCAGTTACCACGCCGGCATGGTTGCCCGGTACTGGCTCGAAGAGCTGGCGGGGATCCCGTGCCAGGTCGAAGTCGCCAGCGAGTTCCGCTATCGCAAGGTGGTGGTGCAACCCGATTCCCTGTTCGTGACCATCTCCCAGTCCGGCGAGACCGCCGACACCCTGGCCGCCCTGCGTAACGCCAAGGAACTGGGCTTCCTCGCCAGCCTGGCGATCTGCAACGTCGGTATCAGCTCGCTGGTGCGTGAATCCGACCTGACCCTGCTGACCCAGGCCGGTCGTGAAATTGGCGTGGCTTCGACCAAAGCGTTCACCACCCAACTGGTCGGCCTGTTGCTGTTGACCCTGTCCCTGGGTCAGGTCCGCGGCACCCTCGCCCCAGGCGTGGAAGCCGAACTGGTCGAAGAACTGCGTCGCCTGCCAATTCGCCTGGGCGAAGCCCTGGCCATGGACGGTATCGTCGAGAAAGTCGCGGAACTGTTCGCCGAGAAGCACCACACGCTGTTCCTGGGCCGTGGCGCACAGTTCCCGGTGGCGATGGAAGGGGCGCTCAAGCTCAAGGAAATCTCCTACATCCACGCCGAAGCCTACCCGGCGGGCGAGCTCAAGCACGGCCCATTGGCCCTGGTCGACAACGATATGCCAGTGGTCACCGTGGCGCCGAACAACGAGCTGCTGGAGAAACTCAAATCCAACCTGCAGGAAGTTCGCGCCCGTGGCGGCCAGTTGATCGTGTTTGCCGACGAGAAAGCCGGCATGAGCAACGGCGAAGGCACCCACGTGGTGAACATGCCGCACATTCACGACATCCTGTCGCCGATCCTCTACACCATTCCGTTGCAACTGCTCTCGTACTACGTCGCCGTGCTCAAGGGCACTGACGTCGACCAGCCACGCAACCTGGCGAAGTCGGTGACTGTGGAATAA
- a CDS encoding glutathione S-transferase family protein: MHSIKLYNFPRSGHAHRVELMLSLLDLPTELIFVDLAKGEHKQADFLALNAFGQVPVIDDQGVVLADSNAILLYLAQKYGQGRWLPADPVGAARVQRWLSVAAGPIAYGPAAARLITVFGATHNAQEVIARAHVLLKVMDQELATSRYLVGDEPTIADVAGYSYIAHAPEGNVALDEYANVQAWLARIEALPGFVAMPRTVAGLQTA; the protein is encoded by the coding sequence ATGCACAGCATCAAACTCTACAACTTCCCTCGCTCCGGCCACGCCCATCGGGTGGAGCTGATGCTGTCTTTACTGGATTTGCCCACCGAACTGATTTTTGTCGATCTGGCGAAAGGTGAGCACAAGCAAGCCGATTTCCTCGCGTTGAATGCGTTTGGCCAGGTGCCGGTGATCGATGATCAAGGCGTGGTGCTGGCTGATTCCAACGCCATTTTGCTGTATCTGGCGCAAAAATATGGCCAGGGCCGTTGGCTGCCTGCCGACCCCGTGGGTGCTGCCCGGGTGCAGCGCTGGTTGTCGGTGGCGGCCGGGCCAATCGCCTATGGCCCGGCCGCCGCGCGCCTGATCACAGTATTTGGCGCGACCCACAACGCGCAAGAAGTGATCGCCCGCGCCCACGTACTGCTCAAGGTGATGGATCAGGAGCTCGCCACCTCCCGCTATCTGGTGGGTGACGAGCCGACCATCGCGGATGTTGCCGGCTACAGCTACATCGCCCACGCCCCGGAAGGCAATGTTGCCCTGGACGAGTACGCCAACGTGCAGGCGTGGCTGGCGCGAATCGAAGCGCTGCCGGGTTTCGTGGCGATGCCCCGCACTGTCGCCGGCCTGCAAACCGCCTGA
- a CDS encoding glycosyltransferase family 4 protein, translated as MQIALNARILQAPRTGIGHYLAELVNALGQEPDITLSLFHGWGWSSQLPSAAMPGYSRLSPVLRQIPGAYQARRWLEQRRFDQGRPGNIQLYHEPSLWPLAFKGPTVVTLHDLTHVHYPATQPAARLKEIERRLEQGVKQASLILTDSQFIADEAQAYFGLGPERFVVAPLGVAPRFHPRTDSTLHPVLQAHGVEPRGYFLCVGTLEPRKNLGLALRAHAQLPESLRQRMPLLIVGMAGWKAQQLDDELRKGLASGHVCLLGYLPDEEVAHLVAGARALVFPSIYEGFGLPVLEAMASGTPIILTRRSAMPEVAGAAGNYIEPEDLHGLRDAMSRLADDQVHWQVSREAGLQQAKLFSWDRCATLTARAYRQVLGG; from the coding sequence ATGCAGATTGCTCTTAATGCGCGAATCCTGCAGGCGCCACGCACTGGCATTGGCCATTACCTGGCGGAACTGGTCAACGCCCTCGGCCAGGAACCGGACATCACGCTGTCGTTGTTCCACGGCTGGGGCTGGAGCTCCCAACTGCCGAGCGCCGCGATGCCTGGTTACTCACGGCTGAGCCCGGTGCTGCGGCAGATCCCCGGGGCGTATCAGGCACGCCGCTGGCTGGAGCAACGGCGCTTCGATCAGGGCCGCCCCGGCAACATCCAGCTGTACCACGAACCGAGCCTGTGGCCGCTGGCATTCAAGGGGCCGACGGTCGTCACCCTGCATGACCTGACGCACGTGCACTACCCCGCCACCCAGCCGGCGGCACGCTTGAAAGAGATCGAGCGACGCCTGGAACAGGGGGTGAAACAGGCCAGCCTGATCCTCACCGATTCCCAGTTCATTGCCGATGAGGCACAAGCGTATTTTGGCCTCGGCCCGGAACGCTTCGTGGTCGCCCCCCTGGGAGTCGCTCCGCGTTTTCACCCCCGTACCGACTCGACCTTGCACCCGGTGCTGCAGGCGCATGGGGTGGAGCCGCGCGGCTACTTCCTGTGTGTTGGCACCCTGGAGCCGCGCAAGAACCTCGGGCTGGCCCTGCGCGCCCATGCCCAACTGCCGGAATCGCTGCGCCAGCGCATGCCCTTGCTGATTGTCGGGATGGCCGGCTGGAAAGCCCAGCAGCTCGACGATGAACTGCGCAAAGGCCTGGCCAGCGGGCATGTCTGCCTGCTCGGGTACCTGCCCGATGAGGAAGTCGCCCACTTGGTGGCCGGCGCCCGGGCCCTGGTATTTCCATCGATCTATGAAGGTTTTGGCCTGCCCGTGCTGGAGGCCATGGCCAGTGGTACCCCGATCATCCTCACCCGACGCTCGGCCATGCCGGAGGTCGCGGGGGCTGCGGGCAACTATATTGAACCCGAGGACCTGCACGGCTTGCGTGATGCCATGAGCCGGCTGGCCGACGATCAAGTGCATTGGCAGGTAAGCCGAGAAGCCGGGCTGCAACAGGCGAAGCTTTTTTCCTGGGATCGCTGCGCGACGCTCACCGCGCGCGCCTATCGCCAGGTTTTAGGAGGTTGA
- a CDS encoding LysR family transcriptional regulator, producing MIETRLLQQFIAVAEELHFNRAAVRLHMAQPPLSQAIRRLESEIGFPLFERTNRSVLLTPAGTAFLQTARCILQSLDEGVTHTRRVAEGLEGHLTMTFINIVSYAPLLRALRGFRLASPGVAFTMKEATTHEQVEALESGAADIGFMRTPGTTTPHLRFETILREPICVALPAGHRLEDHASIELALLKDEAFVASPRPLGQGFHDQLIGLCQAAGFLPNIVQQARQLQTLIALVASGFGIALVPASLAIGMHEDIVFRPIIVDAPEELLHLDLLMAWNANQDSPIRDRLVEAVRGAVLPLTH from the coding sequence ATGATCGAAACTCGCCTGCTACAGCAGTTCATTGCCGTTGCCGAAGAACTGCACTTCAATCGGGCTGCGGTGCGCCTGCATATGGCTCAGCCGCCCCTGAGCCAAGCCATTCGCCGGCTGGAGAGCGAGATTGGTTTCCCGCTGTTCGAGCGCACGAACCGCAGCGTATTGTTGACGCCTGCCGGCACAGCGTTTCTGCAGACTGCCAGGTGCATTCTTCAGTCTCTCGATGAGGGCGTGACGCATACCCGGCGTGTCGCCGAAGGGCTCGAGGGCCACCTCACGATGACATTCATCAACATTGTGTCCTATGCCCCGTTGCTGCGGGCGCTACGCGGCTTCCGGCTCGCGTCGCCAGGGGTAGCGTTTACCATGAAGGAGGCCACGACCCACGAGCAGGTGGAGGCGCTGGAGAGCGGCGCTGCTGATATCGGCTTCATGCGCACACCGGGGACGACCACGCCTCATCTGCGCTTCGAGACTATCCTGCGTGAGCCGATATGCGTCGCGCTGCCTGCTGGGCATCGGCTTGAGGATCACGCATCCATCGAGTTGGCGTTACTCAAGGACGAGGCTTTCGTGGCATCGCCCCGACCGCTGGGGCAAGGCTTTCACGATCAACTTATCGGTCTTTGCCAAGCCGCAGGGTTCCTGCCAAACATTGTTCAACAAGCACGGCAATTGCAAACCTTGATCGCGTTAGTGGCCAGCGGGTTCGGCATTGCCCTGGTACCCGCATCGCTGGCGATAGGAATGCACGAAGACATTGTCTTTCGCCCCATCATCGTGGATGCGCCCGAAGAACTGCTGCATTTGGACCTGCTGATGGCGTGGAACGCGAATCAGGACTCGCCGATCCGGGACCGGCTAGTCGAGGCAGTCCGAGGCGCTGTTCTGCCACTGACCCATTGA
- a CDS encoding MFS transporter: protein MPAAIYVFSLCTFAFGLSEFVVAGLVSAIAADLDSKIAAVGTAIAAYAMGAAIGAPFITALVSHWRDKHILMLAMAVLAVGSVLMSLSPNLSMLLVIRFLVGLGHGVFMAVASDAATKLVDQKRSGRALSVVWIGLTLALAFGVPIGTFLGSIWSWRGIFLSIGVLSLLSMLGLLLFMTSSTEPSESRQASAWKGIKAITHPQLLITAGIGVLVSIATFSFFTFVSPYLLRITEVDVQRLSLGMLLFGLCSIVGNLLGGYLVDKMDANRSTVMALAGLAINLIGLYWFSGSALMMTLLVGTLGVFFFSIVTMLTLRLLKQAQCYIPESTAVAAGLNIASFNLGTALGGVLGSITIAFGSLSHIPLVGALVAALAASVLFLQTKHSSPRTGSGPFSGNAGVHGRGP from the coding sequence ATGCCTGCCGCCATTTATGTCTTTTCATTGTGTACCTTTGCATTCGGCCTCTCCGAGTTTGTCGTCGCAGGTTTGGTTTCCGCCATCGCGGCCGACCTCGACTCAAAAATTGCTGCAGTTGGCACCGCTATTGCCGCTTATGCCATGGGCGCAGCCATTGGCGCACCGTTCATCACAGCCCTCGTCTCGCATTGGAGGGACAAGCACATTCTGATGCTTGCCATGGCGGTCCTCGCTGTCGGCAGTGTGCTGATGAGCCTTTCGCCGAATCTGTCGATGCTGCTGGTGATCCGGTTTCTGGTGGGCCTGGGCCATGGTGTTTTCATGGCGGTAGCATCGGATGCCGCGACGAAGCTGGTTGATCAGAAGCGTTCGGGACGGGCGCTATCCGTGGTGTGGATAGGATTGACCCTCGCGCTCGCCTTCGGCGTCCCGATTGGCACGTTTCTGGGCAGCATCTGGTCATGGCGGGGCATTTTCCTGTCTATCGGGGTACTCAGCCTGTTGAGCATGCTCGGACTGCTGCTTTTCATGACCAGCAGCACAGAGCCTTCGGAGAGCAGGCAAGCGAGCGCATGGAAAGGGATCAAGGCCATCACCCATCCGCAATTGCTCATCACCGCCGGCATCGGCGTACTCGTGAGCATTGCGACCTTTTCATTCTTCACCTTCGTCTCTCCCTACTTGCTGAGAATCACCGAGGTGGACGTGCAGCGGCTGAGTCTGGGCATGCTGCTGTTTGGCCTGTGCTCCATCGTGGGGAATCTGCTTGGCGGCTATCTTGTGGACAAGATGGACGCCAACCGCAGCACCGTGATGGCATTGGCGGGCTTGGCCATAAACTTGATCGGCCTTTATTGGTTTAGTGGCTCTGCGCTCATGATGACGCTCTTGGTCGGCACATTGGGGGTCTTTTTCTTTTCCATCGTGACCATGTTGACACTGCGTCTGCTGAAACAGGCCCAGTGCTATATCCCGGAATCAACCGCCGTGGCCGCCGGATTGAATATCGCGTCCTTCAACCTGGGCACAGCACTGGGTGGAGTACTCGGCAGCATCACCATTGCGTTCGGCAGCTTGTCGCACATCCCGCTAGTAGGAGCGTTGGTTGCTGCGTTGGCAGCCTCTGTGCTTTTCTTGCAAACCAAGCACTCCAGCCCGAGGACAGGCAGTGGACCGTTTTCAGGAAATGCAGGTGTTCATGGCCGTGGCCCATGA
- a CDS encoding DeoR/GlpR family DNA-binding transcription regulator: MSKRNTPLRRHNILALLTEQGEVSVDELAKRFETSEVTIRKDLAALESHGLLLRRYGGAITMPQELVSDPGQPVSQYKQAIARAAVQRIREHARIIIDSGSTTAAMIPQLGLQPGLVVMTNSLHVANALSELEHEPVLLMTGGTWDPHSESFQGQVAEQVLRSYDFDQLFIGADGIDLVRGTTTFNELLGLSRVMADVAREVIVMVESDKIGRKIPNLELPWSSVHTLITDDRLPIEARDQIQARGIHLICAAVSQEK; encoded by the coding sequence ATGTCGAAACGCAACACGCCCCTACGCCGACACAATATCCTTGCCTTGCTCACCGAGCAGGGTGAAGTCAGTGTGGATGAGTTGGCCAAACGCTTCGAAACCTCGGAAGTGACGATACGCAAGGATCTGGCTGCACTGGAAAGCCATGGCCTGCTGCTGCGCCGTTATGGCGGCGCAATCACCATGCCCCAGGAGCTGGTCAGCGATCCCGGCCAGCCGGTTTCCCAGTACAAACAGGCCATCGCTCGCGCCGCCGTACAGCGGATTCGCGAGCATGCGCGCATCATCATCGACAGTGGCAGTACCACAGCAGCGATGATTCCCCAGTTGGGCCTGCAGCCCGGTCTGGTGGTCATGACCAACTCCCTGCATGTGGCCAACGCCTTGAGCGAATTGGAACACGAGCCTGTGCTGTTGATGACCGGCGGAACCTGGGACCCACATTCAGAGTCATTCCAGGGGCAGGTGGCCGAACAGGTCCTGCGCTCTTATGATTTTGACCAGTTGTTCATCGGTGCCGACGGCATCGACCTGGTGCGCGGTACCACCACCTTCAATGAGCTACTCGGCCTCAGCCGGGTCATGGCCGATGTAGCCCGCGAAGTGATCGTGATGGTCGAATCCGACAAGATCGGACGCAAGATCCCTAACCTGGAGCTGCCATGGAGCAGCGTCCATACCCTTATTACCGATGACCGCCTGCCCATCGAAGCGCGCGATCAGATTCAGGCCCGCGGCATTCACTTGATTTGCGCGGCAGTCAGCCAGGAGAAATAG
- a CDS encoding glycosyltransferase family 4 protein: MRVLHFYKTYLSETVGGIEHVMFELCESGAAHGIESQVLTLSANPVPAVIPFGQHQVHRAKLDVQIASTGFSYSVLKQFRELAAEADVINYHFPWPFMDVVHFLSGMNKPSVVTYHSDIIRQKLLLKLYQPLMTRFLASADRIVAASPNYLHTSEVLKKFPDKTRVIPYGLNKAAYPKSDPERMARWRERLGERFFLFVGVMRYYKGLHILLEALKGVDYPVVIVGAGPLEAELHAQAAALGLRNIQFLGRLDDEDKAALLELSYAIVFPSHLRSEAFGISLLEGAMYGKPMISSEIGTGTSYINSHGETGLVVPPSDPPALRQAMRTLWDNPQQAAAMGIKAEARYRQLFSAEEMGRQWAALYEEVLAEKSLSYA, encoded by the coding sequence ATGCGCGTCCTACATTTCTATAAAACCTATCTGTCGGAAACCGTCGGCGGCATCGAGCACGTGATGTTCGAACTCTGTGAAAGTGGCGCCGCCCATGGCATCGAGAGCCAGGTGCTGACATTGAGCGCCAACCCCGTGCCGGCGGTTATCCCATTTGGCCAGCACCAGGTGCACCGAGCCAAACTCGATGTACAGATCGCCTCCACCGGGTTCTCCTACAGCGTGCTCAAACAGTTTCGTGAGCTGGCGGCCGAAGCTGACGTGATCAACTATCACTTCCCCTGGCCGTTCATGGATGTAGTGCATTTTCTCAGCGGCATGAACAAACCGAGCGTGGTGACCTACCACTCGGACATCATCCGCCAGAAGCTCCTGCTCAAACTCTACCAACCGTTGATGACGCGGTTTCTGGCCAGCGCCGATCGGATTGTCGCAGCCTCGCCGAACTACCTGCATACCAGTGAAGTGCTGAAAAAATTCCCGGACAAGACCCGGGTCATTCCCTATGGCCTGAACAAGGCCGCCTACCCCAAATCCGACCCTGAGCGTATGGCCCGTTGGCGGGAACGCCTGGGCGAGCGCTTTTTCCTGTTCGTCGGGGTGATGCGCTACTACAAAGGGCTGCACATCCTGCTCGAAGCCCTCAAGGGTGTCGATTACCCGGTGGTGATCGTCGGTGCCGGGCCGCTGGAGGCCGAATTGCACGCGCAGGCCGCCGCACTGGGCCTGCGCAATATCCAGTTCCTCGGTCGTCTCGACGATGAGGACAAGGCCGCCTTGCTGGAGCTGAGCTATGCCATCGTGTTTCCTTCGCACCTGCGCTCGGAAGCCTTTGGCATTTCGCTGCTGGAAGGGGCGATGTATGGCAAACCGATGATCTCCAGTGAGATCGGTACCGGTACCAGCTATATCAACAGTCACGGCGAAACCGGGCTGGTGGTGCCACCGAGCGATCCTCCGGCCTTGCGCCAGGCCATGCGTACCCTGTGGGATAACCCGCAACAGGCCGCCGCCATGGGCATCAAGGCCGAGGCTCGTTACCGGCAGTTGTTCAGCGCTGAAGAAATGGGTCGCCAGTGGGCGGCGCTGTACGAGGAAGTGCTGGCCGAGAAGTCACTGTCCTATGCCTGA
- a CDS encoding bifunctional GNAT family N-acetyltransferase/nucleoside diphosphate kinase regulator yields the protein MAIAMKGFHPLQINVVKMNKPFISLCPEITRAHALTLMDWLEDERVTCYLSDSRDVSRSIEQVIDRTQSPILTHLFNRGGRFFMAYDRYDAPVGFVRLIKTGSNCEIVLVIGDSDKWGRNLGARTIREGMKLAFLDIRAEKLIAKIHPDNARSLKAFLRSGFVLESETPTLKSFSMTAGRYLQRLREGAVDDSTRIYITEIDKARLESLIVLEQGPTVVELEHELERAIVVKPQQVACNVVTMNSRALLQLDDEEIEVVLVYPEDADSNAGKHSVYSDIGAAILGYQEGDAIDWRISDRTRRIEIRKVLYQPEAAGDYHL from the coding sequence ATGGCCATAGCCATGAAGGGCTTTCATCCTTTACAAATAAATGTGGTGAAGATGAACAAGCCTTTCATTTCGCTGTGCCCTGAAATTACTCGGGCGCACGCACTGACGCTGATGGATTGGTTGGAGGATGAGCGCGTCACCTGCTATCTGAGCGATTCGCGTGATGTTTCCCGCTCCATCGAGCAAGTCATCGATCGGACTCAATCGCCGATCCTGACCCATCTATTCAACCGGGGCGGCCGATTCTTCATGGCTTATGACCGGTATGACGCCCCGGTGGGCTTTGTCCGTCTGATCAAGACCGGCTCAAATTGCGAGATAGTCCTGGTCATCGGAGACAGCGACAAATGGGGCCGAAACCTTGGCGCCCGCACGATCCGCGAAGGCATGAAACTGGCCTTCCTCGACATTCGGGCCGAGAAGCTCATCGCCAAGATCCACCCGGACAACGCGCGCTCGCTGAAAGCCTTTCTGCGCAGCGGCTTTGTGCTTGAGAGCGAAACGCCGACATTGAAGTCATTTTCCATGACGGCGGGGCGCTACCTCCAGCGCTTGCGCGAAGGTGCCGTTGACGACTCCACCAGGATCTACATCACTGAAATCGACAAGGCCAGGCTCGAGAGTCTAATCGTGCTCGAGCAAGGCCCGACCGTGGTTGAACTCGAACATGAGCTTGAGCGAGCCATTGTCGTCAAGCCGCAGCAGGTGGCGTGCAATGTCGTCACGATGAACTCCAGGGCCTTGCTGCAGCTGGACGACGAAGAGATCGAAGTGGTCCTGGTCTACCCCGAAGACGCGGACAGCAACGCAGGGAAGCATTCCGTGTATTCCGACATCGGCGCCGCCATCCTGGGCTATCAGGAGGGGGACGCCATCGACTGGCGAATTTCTGACCGAACCCGCCGGATTGAAATCAGGAAAGTGCTTTACCAGCCGGAGGCGGCGGGCGATTACCACCTGTAA